TGATCCACAAGCGCGGCCGGGAGCTGGCGGGTGAGGAGCGGGTCTCAGGCCGACAGGTCGCCGAGCTGGCCGACATGGCCGGCCGACAAGAGGCGGAACTGCGCGCGCTGGTACTGCGCCCAGCTGAGCGGAGCCCATCGGGGACCGCGTCGCTGCGTGAGGCGCTGGAGCGGGCCGCTCGAAGCATCGACGGCGTGCCGGTGACCGTGAACGCCATCGGGGCGCTGATCCTGCCGGCCGCGCTGGTGTCCGAGGTCGCCGCCGCCGTTGGTGAGGCGCTGCGCAACGCCGCCCAGCACGCCGGCGCCCAACGCGTCGTTGTCTTCGCCGAGCAGGCCGATGGCCATCTGGCGGTGTCGGTGCGCGACGACGGGCGTGGCTTCACCTACGACGAGGCCGAGCTGGCCCCACAAGGCAAGGCGGGGATGCTGCGCAGCATGAAGGGACGAATACTGGACCTGGGCGGAACCATGGACGTGGAAACCGGTCCTGGCCGCGGCACCGACGTGACCTTTGAGATCCACATGGAGGACTGAATGAGCCAGCCGATCCGGGTGGTAGTCGTCGACGACCACCCCGTCTGGCGCGACGGCGTCCGCTCCGACCTCGAGACCTCGGGGATTGTGCAGGTCGTGGGCGAGGCCGCCGACGGCGGTGACGCGGTCGACGTGGTGCTGGACGTCATGCCCGATGTGGTCCTCATGGATCTGCAGCTACCGACCGTGTCCGGTGTGGAGGCGACCCGACGCATCCTCGAATCGGCTCCCCACGTGCGCGTGCTCGTGCTGTCCGCGTCGGCTGAGGAAGCCGACGTGCTGGCAGCAGTGAAGGCCGGCGCGATCGGCTACCTGCTCAAGAGCTCAACCTGCCAGGAACTGGTCGACGCAATCCGCGGCGTGCATGGCGGCGAGCCGGTGTTCACGCCGTCGCTGGCCGGCCTGGTGCTCGGTGAGTTCCGCCGCATGGCGGCCAGCGCAAATTCGGGTGAACCAGGACTGACTGCCCGGGAGAACGATGTGCTCAAGCTCGTCGCGAAGGGCTACACCTATCGAGAGATCGGCGACAGGCTGTTCATCTCCACCAAGACGGTGCAGAACCACGTGCAGAACATCCTCACAAAGCTGCAGCTTTCGCAGCGCTACGAGCTCATGCGCTACGCGATCCACAAGGGACTGGACCGCCTGCCCGAGTAGTGAAGAACATCGCGCTGCACACCCTCGACGAGGCGTGGCAGACGGTGGGCCGCAAGCCGGGGTGCTGTGTCGCTACGCCGATGAGCTTGTCGTCGTCTGCCCCACCCGGGAACGTGCCGAGCAGGCGCGGGACCTGGTGGCGGTCCTGGACAGGTTGGGGCTGCGTCTGCACCCTGACAAGACCAGGATCGTGCACCTGCGCAAGGGCGCTGAGGGATTCGACTTCCTCGGCTTTCACCTGCGCAAGTGCGAATCGTGGCGGCGGCCGGGCAAGTGGTGGCTGCTGCGGTGGCCGTCGGAGCGGGCCATGGCGGCGATACGCGCCAAAGGTCCGCGCGCGGACCACCCGCAGCCACGCCCATCTGCCCATGAGCGAGGTCGTGGCCCGTCTCAACCTCGTGCTACGAGGTTGGGGCAACTACTTCCGCTACGGCAACTCGCGTGGAAGTTCAGTGCCGTCGACTCCTACGTGCGCATGCGCCTGGCGCAGCTGGCGAGCACCAAACACCGCCGGCCGGGACGCAACTGGCCCGCGGGCTACAACTACGCGTGGTCCAAGCGCCTCGGCGTGTACTGGTTGGTGGGAACCGTCCGCTCAGGGGCTGTGCATGCCTCGCGGTGAACGATGTCGGTGAGCCGTGTGCGGGAGAACCGCACGCACGGTTCGAAGGGGAGGGGCTGGACACGGACGGACCCGGCCACGGTGGCAAACGTCGAAGCCAGAAGGGAAACCGCCTGGCTGGTGCACTACCCACCTACCGTCGACCAAGGTCCGTACCGACCCAGCCTCTTACCCGACACCACCAGGGTCGGCACCCGTGACCCCAGGGCCGAAGGGCATCCGGAGCTCAGCATCCTATGCCGGAGCCGGGGACCCCTATCCCTATGGTGGGGACGGGGCCGACATCACAACGCCTCAATCGTGTTGCGCCCTACCG
The DNA window shown above is from Egibacteraceae bacterium and carries:
- a CDS encoding ATP-binding protein, which translates into the protein MADLSATQAQQAAGTVVNYLVAGVAVGLVARLLDASAQAAETATGELLAERERTARLSERQSLARQIHDSALQVLALIHKRGRELAGEERVSGRQVAELADMAGRQEAELRALVLRPAERSPSGTASLREALERAARSIDGVPVTVNAIGALILPAALVSEVAAAVGEALRNAAQHAGAQRVVVFAEQADGHLAVSVRDDGRGFTYDEAELAPQGKAGMLRSMKGRILDLGGTMDVETGPGRGTDVTFEIHMED
- a CDS encoding response regulator transcription factor → MSQPIRVVVVDDHPVWRDGVRSDLETSGIVQVVGEAADGGDAVDVVLDVMPDVVLMDLQLPTVSGVEATRRILESAPHVRVLVLSASAEEADVLAAVKAGAIGYLLKSSTCQELVDAIRGVHGGEPVFTPSLAGLVLGEFRRMAASANSGEPGLTARENDVLKLVAKGYTYREIGDRLFISTKTVQNHVQNILTKLQLSQRYELMRYAIHKGLDRLPE